One part of the Pseudodesulfovibrio alkaliphilus genome encodes these proteins:
- a CDS encoding AEC family transporter — protein MGSVLLLVVCFVLGAILRAGRVADEKGPDVLNAVIIYMALPALALTHGHKLSIDAGLMLPAAMPWIVFGAGYILFSLAGRLLGLDKKTVVCLTLVAGLGNTSFVGVPMIEAFFGPELVGVGMVIDLAGTFMVLAVPGMILAARAAGHGCHWRSLARKVLLFPPVAALVLGIALQPVALPGWLIVMLERLGSTLAPLALLSVGMTLRPGQIKSNAHLLTLGLGYKLLLAPALILTLYMVGFGQNDIIARVTIFEAAMGPMITGGIIAMTYGLNPSLAAALMGVGIPLSFLTIPVWYWVMR, from the coding sequence ATGGGGAGCGTGTTGTTGTTGGTGGTCTGTTTTGTTCTGGGCGCGATCCTGCGGGCCGGAAGGGTTGCGGACGAAAAGGGGCCGGACGTTTTGAATGCCGTCATCATATACATGGCACTGCCTGCCCTGGCCCTGACCCATGGGCATAAACTGTCAATCGATGCCGGATTGATGCTGCCAGCCGCCATGCCTTGGATCGTCTTTGGGGCGGGCTATATTCTGTTCTCCCTGGCGGGTCGGCTCCTGGGACTGGACAAGAAGACCGTGGTCTGCCTGACCCTTGTCGCAGGCCTGGGCAATACCTCGTTTGTGGGAGTGCCCATGATAGAGGCTTTCTTCGGTCCCGAGCTTGTAGGCGTGGGCATGGTCATCGACCTGGCGGGAACATTCATGGTCCTGGCTGTGCCAGGTATGATTCTGGCTGCGCGGGCGGCAGGACACGGCTGTCATTGGCGGAGCCTGGCGCGGAAGGTCTTGCTGTTTCCGCCGGTTGCCGCGCTTGTTCTCGGCATCGCTCTCCAGCCGGTCGCGCTCCCCGGATGGCTGATAGTGATGCTGGAGCGCCTGGGCTCAACCTTGGCCCCGCTGGCCCTGCTCTCGGTGGGTATGACGCTGCGGCCGGGCCAGATCAAAAGCAACGCCCACCTGTTGACCCTTGGCCTGGGCTACAAGCTCTTACTGGCTCCGGCCCTTATCCTCACTCTCTATATGGTTGGTTTCGGACAAAATGACATCATTGCCCGCGTCACCATTTTCGAGGCGGCCATGGGGCCGATGATCACTGGCGGAATCATTGCCATGACCTATGGCCTCAATCCCTCACTGGCCGCTGCCCTGATGGGTGTCGGCATTCCTCTTTCGTTCCTGACCATTCCCGTATGGTACTGGGTGATGCGGTAG